Proteins encoded together in one Catenulispora sp. EB89 window:
- a CDS encoding NADP-dependent oxidoreductase, translating into MRAVTQDSFGDPSVLHTVDLPKPTPLPSEVLVRVHASGVNPVDAMVRSGAFPMLGQPPFVLGWDVSGVVEEAVPGVTRFAVGDEVYGMPFFPRAGNGYAEYVAVPSRQLARKPAALDHVHAAALPLAGLTAWQALADTAAVAAGDRVLIHAGGGGVGHLAVQIAKARGAYVLATASAAKRDFVLGLGADEVVDYRAVDVTRAVRDVDVVLDTVGGPVGRQSIEVLRPGGLLVTIVDRTDMELRAATIEAGRRFAGVTVEPDYPGLEHLAALVDAGKLRPYVEHEVPLDDAAKAHELIESGRTQGKIVLKV; encoded by the coding sequence ATGCGCGCTGTCACCCAGGACTCCTTCGGCGACCCGAGCGTCCTGCACACCGTCGACCTGCCCAAGCCCACCCCGCTGCCCTCCGAGGTCCTGGTGCGGGTGCACGCCTCCGGCGTCAACCCCGTCGACGCCATGGTCCGCTCCGGAGCCTTCCCGATGCTCGGGCAGCCGCCGTTCGTCCTGGGCTGGGACGTCTCAGGCGTCGTGGAAGAAGCCGTCCCCGGCGTGACCCGCTTCGCGGTCGGCGACGAGGTCTACGGCATGCCGTTCTTCCCGCGCGCCGGCAACGGCTACGCCGAGTACGTCGCCGTCCCCTCCCGCCAGCTGGCCCGCAAGCCCGCCGCCCTCGACCACGTCCACGCCGCCGCGCTCCCGCTGGCCGGCCTCACCGCCTGGCAGGCGCTCGCCGACACCGCCGCCGTCGCCGCCGGCGACCGGGTCCTGATCCACGCCGGCGGCGGCGGGGTCGGGCACCTGGCGGTGCAGATCGCCAAGGCCCGCGGCGCGTACGTGCTCGCCACCGCCAGCGCCGCCAAGCGCGACTTCGTGCTCGGCCTCGGCGCCGACGAGGTCGTGGACTACCGCGCGGTCGACGTCACCCGGGCCGTGCGCGACGTGGACGTCGTGCTGGACACCGTCGGCGGGCCGGTCGGACGGCAGTCCATCGAGGTGCTGCGGCCCGGGGGCCTGCTGGTGACGATTGTGGACCGCACCGACATGGAGCTGCGCGCCGCGACGATCGAGGCCGGCCGCCGCTTCGCGGGCGTGACTGTCGAGCCCGACTACCCGGGCCTGGAACACCTCGCGGCGCTCGTGGACGCCGGGAAGCTCCGGCCGTACGTCGAACACGAGGTGCCGCTGGACGACGCCGCCAAGGCGCACGAGCTCATCGAGTCCGGGCGCACCCAGGGCAAGATCGTGCTGAAGGTCTGA
- a CDS encoding NUDIX hydrolase — MSFRLAAYAVCLDDDRILLARCLSPDGQSTWTLPGGGVEHTEDPFDTVIREVAEETGYEAVVERLLGVDSRTIPVAELRVPGPVPHQNVGIFYRVRITGGELRPEPNGVTPESVWTPFADVASLSRSGLVDVGLALALSTPATGHVAPVPVGGLVQH, encoded by the coding sequence ATGAGCTTCCGCCTGGCCGCCTACGCCGTCTGCCTCGACGACGACCGAATCCTGCTCGCACGCTGCCTGTCCCCGGACGGCCAGAGCACGTGGACGCTCCCCGGCGGCGGGGTCGAGCACACCGAGGACCCGTTCGACACCGTGATCCGCGAGGTCGCCGAGGAGACCGGCTACGAGGCGGTGGTCGAGCGCCTGCTCGGCGTGGACTCCCGGACCATCCCGGTGGCCGAGCTGCGGGTGCCCGGCCCGGTCCCGCACCAGAACGTCGGCATCTTCTACCGGGTCCGGATCACCGGCGGCGAGCTGCGGCCGGAGCCGAACGGCGTGACGCCCGAGTCGGTGTGGACCCCCTTCGCCGACGTGGCATCGCTGAGCCGGTCCGGGCTGGTGGACGTGGGTCTGGCGCTCGCGCTGAGCACACCGGCGACCGGCCACGTCGCCCCGGTGCCGGTGGGCGGTCTCGTCCAGCACTGA
- a CDS encoding FAD-dependent oxidoreductase has protein sequence MEAPDENIVQAAEDMVAEGAPVFPHGAAPSVGDDGEVDTIDPADGDVFDVIVVGGGPTGENLADRAHAGGLSVAVVEHELVGGECSYWACMPSKALLRPVAAVADARHVAGARQAVTGDLDVAAVLARRDEFASNWKDDGQVDWLAKAGLCLVRGHARLDGEKRVVVRTPEGTERVLTARHAVALCTGTQASVPDLPGVAGAGVWTSREATSAKHVPGRLAVIGGGVVAVEMATAWRALGSEVTMLIRDDRLLGAMEPFVGELVTENLRADGVDVRFGESATAVHRRDDGTVELTLAGGGTLTADEVLFATGRRPTTGDLGLDTVGLKPGGWLEVDDTGLVRGVDGAWLYAAGDSNHRALLTHQGKYQGRIFGGAICDRAFGRVLDTEPWGRSVATADLHAVTQVVFSDPEAAAVGITLRQAEDQGLRVRAVDYDMGQVAGAALYADGYRGQARAVVDLDREVLVGVTFVGPGVAELVHSAAMAVAAEIPVRRLWHVVPAYPTIGEVWLRLLETYRG, from the coding sequence ATGGAAGCCCCGGACGAGAACATCGTGCAGGCCGCCGAGGACATGGTGGCCGAAGGCGCCCCGGTTTTCCCGCACGGCGCGGCGCCCTCCGTCGGCGACGACGGCGAGGTCGACACCATCGACCCGGCCGACGGCGACGTGTTCGACGTCATCGTCGTGGGCGGCGGCCCGACCGGGGAGAACCTGGCCGACCGGGCGCACGCCGGCGGGCTGAGCGTGGCCGTCGTCGAGCACGAACTCGTCGGCGGCGAGTGCTCGTACTGGGCCTGCATGCCCAGCAAGGCGCTGCTGCGGCCGGTCGCCGCGGTGGCCGACGCCCGCCATGTGGCCGGCGCGCGGCAGGCGGTCACCGGCGACCTGGACGTCGCGGCGGTCTTGGCCCGGCGTGACGAGTTCGCCTCGAACTGGAAGGACGACGGCCAGGTCGACTGGCTCGCCAAAGCGGGCCTCTGCCTGGTGCGCGGGCACGCCCGGCTCGACGGCGAGAAGCGGGTCGTGGTCCGCACCCCCGAGGGCACCGAGCGTGTCCTGACCGCGCGGCACGCCGTGGCGCTGTGCACCGGGACCCAGGCCTCCGTCCCGGACCTGCCCGGTGTGGCCGGGGCTGGCGTCTGGACCAGCCGCGAGGCGACCAGCGCCAAGCACGTGCCGGGACGGCTGGCCGTGATCGGCGGCGGCGTGGTGGCCGTGGAGATGGCGACCGCGTGGCGGGCGCTGGGCAGCGAGGTCACGATGCTGATCCGCGACGACCGGCTGCTGGGCGCGATGGAGCCGTTCGTCGGCGAGCTCGTCACGGAGAATCTGCGTGCTGACGGAGTGGACGTGCGCTTCGGCGAGTCCGCCACCGCCGTGCACCGCCGCGACGACGGCACGGTCGAGCTCACCCTGGCCGGTGGCGGCACCCTCACCGCCGACGAGGTCCTGTTCGCCACCGGCCGCCGCCCTACGACCGGCGACCTCGGCCTGGACACCGTCGGCCTCAAGCCCGGCGGCTGGCTGGAGGTCGACGACACCGGCCTGGTGCGCGGCGTCGACGGCGCGTGGCTCTACGCCGCCGGCGACAGCAACCACCGCGCGTTGCTCACGCACCAGGGCAAGTACCAGGGCCGGATCTTCGGCGGCGCGATCTGCGACCGGGCCTTCGGCCGCGTCCTGGACACCGAGCCCTGGGGCCGCAGCGTCGCGACCGCGGACCTGCACGCCGTGACCCAGGTCGTGTTCTCCGACCCGGAGGCCGCCGCCGTCGGCATCACCCTGCGGCAGGCCGAGGACCAGGGGCTGCGGGTGCGCGCCGTCGACTACGACATGGGCCAGGTCGCCGGGGCCGCGCTCTACGCCGACGGCTACCGGGGGCAGGCGCGCGCTGTTGTTGACCTGGACCGGGAGGTGCTGGTCGGGGTCACGTTCGTCGGGCCCGGGGTCGCAGAGCTCGTGCACTCAGCGGCGATGGCGGTGGCGGCCGAGATCCCGGTACGCCGGCTGTGGCACGTCGTGCCCGCCTACCCGACCATCGGCGAGGTCTGGCTGCGACTCTTGGAGACATACCGGGGCTGA
- a CDS encoding alpha/beta fold hydrolase — protein sequence MPDKPKPSIVFVHGIWADGSSFSKVIPVLQAEGYEVIAAQNTLGSLADDVDLVKKTLGRVSSPAILVGHSYGGSVITAAGVDDRVVGLVYIAALAPDEDETSQSLQDGFATTEVFQHVEVADGRVWMKPDGVRCFAGDLPEAEQKVVWATHAAPPAELFTEKVPGTAWRTKPTWYIVAAEDQTVNPDLERFVAKRMGASTHEVVSSHVPMLSHPDFVLDVIRAAARAV from the coding sequence ATGCCTGACAAGCCGAAGCCGAGCATCGTGTTCGTCCACGGGATCTGGGCCGACGGGTCCAGCTTCAGCAAGGTGATCCCCGTGCTCCAGGCCGAGGGGTACGAGGTCATCGCCGCGCAGAACACCCTGGGCTCGCTGGCCGACGACGTCGACCTGGTCAAGAAGACCCTCGGCCGGGTGTCGAGCCCGGCGATCCTGGTAGGCCACTCCTACGGCGGCTCGGTCATCACCGCCGCCGGGGTGGACGACCGGGTCGTGGGACTGGTCTACATCGCGGCCCTGGCACCCGATGAGGACGAGACGTCGCAGAGTCTCCAGGACGGCTTCGCGACCACCGAGGTCTTCCAGCACGTCGAGGTCGCCGACGGCCGGGTCTGGATGAAGCCCGACGGCGTGCGCTGCTTCGCCGGCGACCTGCCGGAGGCGGAGCAGAAGGTGGTGTGGGCGACGCACGCGGCCCCGCCGGCCGAGTTGTTCACCGAGAAGGTGCCGGGGACGGCGTGGCGGACCAAGCCGACCTGGTACATCGTGGCCGCCGAGGACCAGACCGTGAATCCCGACCTGGAACGCTTCGTCGCCAAGCGCATGGGCGCCTCGACGCACGAGGTGGTCAGCAGCCACGTGCCGATGCTGTCGCACCCTGACTTCGTGCTGGATGTTATCCGGGCCGCGGCGCGCGCGGTCTAG
- a CDS encoding ATP-binding protein — translation MKIAFVGKGGSGKTTLSALFARQLAADGAEVVAVDADINQHLGVALGLSEREAAAVPSLGARLAEAKEFLRGDNPRIGSGAEMVKTTPAGRGSRLLRVGGDDPFHGEWSVAVAANLRLVASGPFGEDDLGVACYHSKTGAVELYLNHLVDVAGEYVVVDMTAGADCFASGLFTRFDLTFLVAEPTMRGVSVYRQYRDYADGYDVALAVVGNKVTGPGDVDFLREHVGADLLACFGASGYVRAAEQGRFAPLDALESEHRDVLRTLASAAEARTKDWTRFQQQAIDFHLRNARAWADKATGTDLSAQVDPEFVHGPHALSAVSA, via the coding sequence ATGAAGATCGCGTTCGTGGGCAAGGGCGGCAGTGGCAAGACCACGTTGTCCGCGCTCTTCGCCCGACAGTTGGCCGCTGATGGGGCCGAGGTCGTCGCTGTGGATGCCGACATCAATCAGCACCTTGGCGTGGCGTTGGGCCTGAGTGAGCGCGAGGCGGCTGCGGTGCCGTCGCTTGGTGCGCGGTTGGCGGAGGCCAAGGAGTTCCTGCGGGGGGACAATCCGCGGATCGGGTCCGGGGCCGAGATGGTGAAGACCACGCCAGCCGGGCGGGGGTCGCGGTTGTTGCGGGTGGGTGGCGATGATCCGTTCCATGGCGAGTGGAGTGTAGCCGTCGCGGCGAATCTGCGGTTGGTGGCCAGTGGGCCGTTCGGGGAGGACGACCTGGGTGTCGCCTGCTACCACTCCAAGACCGGGGCCGTCGAGCTCTATCTGAACCACCTGGTCGACGTGGCCGGGGAGTATGTGGTCGTCGACATGACCGCCGGGGCCGACTGCTTCGCCTCGGGCCTGTTCACGCGCTTCGATCTCACGTTCCTGGTCGCCGAGCCGACGATGCGCGGGGTCTCCGTCTATCGCCAGTACCGGGACTACGCCGACGGGTACGACGTCGCGCTGGCCGTCGTCGGCAACAAGGTCACCGGGCCGGGGGATGTGGATTTCCTGCGCGAGCACGTCGGCGCCGACCTGCTCGCCTGCTTCGGCGCCTCCGGCTACGTGCGCGCCGCCGAGCAGGGACGGTTCGCGCCGCTGGACGCGCTGGAGTCCGAGCACCGCGACGTGCTGCGGACGCTGGCGAGCGCTGCGGAGGCCCGCACCAAGGACTGGACCCGGTTCCAGCAGCAGGCGATCGACTTCCACCTGCGCAACGCCCGTGCCTGGGCCGACAAGGCCACCGGCACCGATCTGTCCGCGCAGGTCGACCCCGAGTTCGTGCACGGCCCGCACGCGTTGTCGGCCGTGTCCGCGTGA
- a CDS encoding TetR/AcrR family transcriptional regulator, with the protein MSTATSTANTATTATAKGRPRGFDRDQALEAALMEFWRHGYEATSISTLTKAMGINPPSLYAAFGDKRKLFSAAVQRYAETHGDYGTRALGQPTARGVVETMLRLAATEYTAADHPPGCLVIDAATNTSDASQDVAEELRGYREDTKQAIADRITADVAAGALPPTTDAPALATFYAAVIQGMSTQARDGASEADLQRVADVALAAWPA; encoded by the coding sequence GTGAGCACAGCGACGAGTACGGCGAACACCGCGACCACGGCAACCGCCAAGGGCCGCCCCCGCGGCTTCGACCGCGACCAGGCACTGGAAGCGGCGCTGATGGAGTTCTGGCGGCACGGGTACGAGGCCACGTCCATCTCCACCCTCACCAAGGCGATGGGGATCAACCCGCCGAGCCTCTACGCGGCCTTCGGCGACAAGCGGAAGCTGTTCAGCGCCGCGGTACAGCGCTACGCGGAGACGCACGGCGACTACGGCACCCGGGCGCTCGGGCAGCCGACCGCGCGCGGGGTGGTGGAAACGATGCTGCGACTGGCGGCCACGGAGTACACCGCCGCCGACCACCCCCCGGGCTGCCTGGTGATCGACGCCGCGACCAACACCTCCGACGCCTCCCAGGACGTCGCCGAGGAACTGCGCGGCTACCGCGAGGACACCAAGCAGGCCATCGCCGACCGCATCACCGCCGACGTGGCGGCCGGCGCGCTGCCGCCGACAACCGACGCGCCAGCGCTGGCAACGTTCTACGCGGCGGTGATTCAGGGCATGTCGACGCAGGCTCGGGACGGCGCCAGCGAGGCGGACTTGCAGCGGGTGGCGGATGTGGCGCTGGCGGCTTGGCCTGCTTGA
- a CDS encoding DUF1269 domain-containing protein, with the protein MATLTVWKFDDPDGAEKVLAELEGLQKQALLKVLDGAVVSWPAEAKRPRTSQLADMTGRGALGGAFWGFLFGLLFFVPLLGLAVGAAAGALGGSMANVGIDKDFIEQVKAKVTPGTSALFVLSTDEVEDRVLPTFERAGAELIKTNLSAEQEAQLREAFAEEEAQAKPGAGAAAGAATTGATAGAATAGAPQPTPTPAPKPGPPKPGPVPKPGPPSPARAAGEAAAREAGSEKGSAAKSS; encoded by the coding sequence GTGGCGACCCTGACCGTGTGGAAGTTCGACGACCCCGACGGCGCCGAGAAGGTGCTGGCCGAACTGGAGGGGCTGCAGAAACAAGCCCTGCTCAAGGTGCTCGACGGGGCCGTGGTCAGCTGGCCGGCCGAGGCCAAGCGGCCGCGCACGTCCCAGCTGGCCGACATGACCGGGCGCGGGGCGCTCGGCGGCGCCTTCTGGGGCTTCCTGTTCGGGCTGTTGTTCTTCGTCCCCCTGCTGGGCCTGGCGGTCGGCGCGGCGGCCGGCGCGCTCGGCGGCTCGATGGCCAACGTCGGCATCGACAAGGACTTCATCGAGCAGGTGAAGGCGAAGGTCACGCCGGGGACCTCGGCGCTGTTCGTGCTGTCCACCGACGAGGTCGAGGACCGGGTGCTGCCGACGTTCGAGCGGGCCGGCGCCGAGCTGATCAAGACGAACCTGTCGGCCGAGCAGGAGGCGCAGCTGCGCGAGGCGTTCGCCGAGGAGGAGGCGCAGGCGAAGCCGGGAGCGGGAGCGGCGGCGGGTGCGGCGACGACGGGAGCGACGGCGGGAGCGGCCACGGCCGGGGCGCCGCAGCCCACCCCGACCCCGGCCCCGAAGCCCGGTCCGCCCAAGCCGGGCCCGGTCCCGAAGCCGGGTCCGCCCTCGCCGGCGCGGGCCGCCGGTGAGGCCGCGGCCCGCGAGGCCGGCAGTGAGAAGGGTTCGGCTGCGAAGAGCAGCTGA
- a CDS encoding SCO5389 family protein, which produces MSLDVSPQLLAQAEAGDVDPAAFLDTVRTSLPYAYAMVADLAQDLKSGTAEFADNQVPPPSEAERGQLLRALASDAIRGSLERHFEIKLAFQNCHRVAAFRPGAESTRTYTKFTSQRAQLLNQSPEFRDC; this is translated from the coding sequence ATGTCCCTGGACGTCTCCCCGCAGCTCCTCGCCCAGGCCGAGGCCGGCGACGTGGACCCGGCAGCGTTCCTCGACACCGTCCGCACCTCGCTCCCCTATGCCTACGCGATGGTCGCCGATCTCGCACAGGACCTGAAGTCCGGCACCGCCGAGTTCGCCGACAACCAGGTGCCGCCGCCGTCCGAGGCCGAGCGCGGCCAGTTGCTGCGCGCGCTGGCCAGCGACGCCATCCGCGGCAGCCTGGAGCGGCATTTCGAGATCAAGCTCGCGTTCCAGAACTGCCACCGCGTCGCCGCGTTCCGGCCCGGCGCCGAGAGCACGCGGACGTATACGAAGTTCACCTCGCAGCGCGCGCAGCTGCTGAACCAGTCCCCGGAGTTCCGGGACTGCTGA
- a CDS encoding GH92 family glycosyl hydrolase — translation MSGAAGTAFAASGGAGGVTPVANPAAAVNPFLATGDGGAGGQADDFPGPDVPFGMMQWGPDTTPDRPEGGGYYYNDSNISGFSLTHMSGPGCGAFGDVPILPTVGALPSDPSNASAPFSHSAESASADYYSVSTGAGASSVKTELTETARSGIGRFTFPAGAQSNLLFKLTGSQNGDSATSATVVGPNEVQGSVTSGHFCGASNTYTLNFDIVFDQPIAAHGTWTGTTVTPGSAPAAAKTTQKSQSTNTQGTNTQAPSSAASPGAPSASPSPSSSASPSPSPAPGGTKAATPKAKPGALPAPTIHGKLPATPQKLAAKAAAAGPDGLYLTFDTTANQVVQAKVGISFTSGANAQANLAAEQTGFAFDTVHNAGVKAWNDELGKIQIGGGTAARQQVFYTGMYHALLHPNTFSDTNGQYVGFDNQVHTVQPGHVQVANYSGWDIYRTQAQLEAIVDPAMASNAAQSIVNDAAQNNGMMPKWAMNNGESYVMVGDPADGELADYYAFGARDFDTASALKYALAEANTPNNIRPDLADFEKYGYVPSDAANTCCNFYGPVSTTEEYGAADFALGQLAGALGDKTDAAALQTRSQDWQNLFSPATGLLEPRTMSGSYLPTTLTSSDNYVEGDASQYRWQIGWNLSGLVSAMGGAAAVQKQLDTFFTQLDQGPPSPYAFLGNEPDMGVPWLYDWAGAPWKAQKIVNDVRTQIFTDDPKTSLGGNDDLGTTSAQGVFSILGMYPEAAGAADMALNSPEFPLEVIHLGNGKSITVNAPGADSVKNFYVQSMRLNGQQWHSPYLPASAFTTGATLDVKVGSTPNKSWGASKKDVPPSFGAGQQPAIGYLSDQQLQVAPGGSAKVTVSAQDVLGQHQDIAVSSTAPAGSGLSLKQSARDLHVSSNGHGSLTLTVKAPATTAQTFYTVPIQLTDNGKALPPLKLTVLVAAPGSLLSTFDNNGIADDTQITVTNYDGDGNSYSQQALAAAGLNPGKPVTIGGVTYTWPLPAPGFPDNTVAAGQKVTVSAAAGTQQLGLLGSADGGPSQGVMTLDYSDGTTTQYWLGLSDWTLGAGQAKPSFGNGDAATLPYRDCSSCANGKDTTATHVFSTVFPVDPTKTLTSVVLPNGTDQGRLHVFAVGTSTAAPTGAVATSVAPSPAAAGQQVTVHGSGFGATQGTGYVVFSDHGINWGAPGNSATFTVDSWSDTAVTFTVPTPSGTNGMFHVFAGTNASVSVVNAAGQVSDGQVLPMTPTANPADYYSNTGTSPDANQKCANFDGDGYSYSAEALAANGVKPGGTVTSNGVTYTWPNVAACSADNILPDGQTMLVTGKAGATKLGLLGSSTNGGSSGPITLTYTDGTSTTQTLTFNDWASGADTTDAAIATMPYRNSDSGSSQSIQMFVFSTTVPVDATKTLASITFPNVASGVSSNTTAMHVFAVAEG, via the coding sequence TTGTCCGGAGCGGCCGGGACGGCGTTCGCCGCGTCCGGCGGAGCCGGCGGGGTCACCCCGGTCGCGAACCCCGCGGCGGCGGTGAACCCGTTCCTGGCCACCGGCGACGGCGGGGCCGGCGGCCAGGCCGACGACTTCCCGGGTCCGGACGTGCCCTTCGGCATGATGCAGTGGGGCCCGGACACCACCCCCGACCGCCCCGAGGGCGGCGGCTACTACTACAACGACTCGAACATCTCCGGCTTCAGCCTGACGCACATGTCGGGTCCGGGCTGCGGGGCGTTCGGGGACGTGCCGATCCTGCCGACGGTCGGCGCGCTGCCGAGCGACCCGTCGAACGCCTCGGCGCCGTTCAGCCACTCCGCCGAGTCCGCCTCGGCCGACTACTACTCGGTCAGCACCGGCGCCGGGGCGTCGTCGGTGAAGACCGAGCTCACCGAGACCGCGCGCTCGGGCATCGGGCGCTTCACGTTCCCGGCCGGCGCGCAGTCCAACCTGCTGTTCAAACTGACCGGCTCGCAGAACGGCGACTCGGCCACCAGCGCCACGGTCGTCGGGCCCAACGAGGTCCAGGGCTCGGTCACCAGCGGCCACTTCTGCGGTGCGAGCAACACCTACACGCTGAACTTCGACATCGTCTTCGACCAGCCGATCGCCGCGCACGGCACCTGGACCGGCACCACGGTCACGCCGGGTTCGGCGCCGGCCGCGGCCAAGACGACGCAGAAGTCGCAGAGCACGAACACCCAGGGCACGAACACCCAGGCCCCGAGTTCGGCGGCCAGCCCGGGCGCTCCCTCGGCGAGCCCGAGCCCGAGCTCCAGCGCGTCGCCGAGCCCCAGCCCGGCTCCCGGTGGCACGAAGGCCGCCACGCCGAAGGCCAAGCCGGGCGCGCTGCCCGCGCCGACCATCCACGGCAAGCTGCCGGCGACCCCGCAGAAGCTGGCGGCCAAGGCGGCGGCCGCGGGCCCCGACGGCCTGTACCTGACCTTCGACACCACCGCCAACCAGGTGGTCCAGGCCAAGGTCGGCATATCGTTCACCTCCGGGGCCAACGCGCAGGCGAACCTGGCGGCCGAGCAGACCGGCTTCGCCTTCGACACCGTGCACAACGCCGGCGTCAAGGCGTGGAACGACGAGCTGGGCAAGATCCAGATCGGCGGCGGCACCGCGGCGCGCCAGCAGGTGTTCTACACCGGCATGTACCACGCGCTGCTGCACCCGAACACGTTCTCCGACACCAACGGGCAGTACGTCGGGTTCGACAACCAGGTGCACACCGTGCAGCCCGGGCACGTCCAGGTCGCGAACTACTCCGGCTGGGACATCTACCGGACGCAGGCGCAGCTGGAGGCGATTGTCGACCCGGCGATGGCCAGCAACGCCGCGCAGTCGATCGTCAACGACGCCGCGCAGAACAACGGCATGATGCCGAAGTGGGCGATGAACAACGGCGAGAGCTACGTCATGGTCGGCGACCCGGCCGACGGCGAGCTCGCCGACTACTACGCCTTCGGCGCCCGGGACTTCGACACCGCCTCCGCGCTGAAGTACGCGTTGGCCGAGGCGAACACCCCGAACAACATCCGCCCCGACCTGGCGGACTTCGAGAAGTACGGCTACGTCCCCTCCGACGCCGCCAACACCTGCTGCAACTTCTACGGCCCGGTGTCGACGACCGAGGAGTACGGCGCCGCCGACTTCGCCCTGGGCCAGCTGGCCGGCGCACTCGGCGACAAGACCGACGCCGCCGCGCTGCAGACCCGGTCGCAGGACTGGCAGAACCTGTTCAGCCCGGCCACCGGCCTGCTGGAGCCGCGCACGATGAGCGGCTCCTACCTGCCGACCACGCTGACCTCGTCCGACAACTACGTGGAAGGCGACGCCTCGCAGTACCGCTGGCAGATCGGCTGGAACCTCTCCGGCCTGGTGTCGGCCATGGGCGGCGCCGCGGCGGTGCAGAAGCAGCTGGACACCTTCTTCACCCAGCTCGACCAGGGTCCGCCCTCGCCGTACGCGTTCCTCGGCAACGAGCCCGACATGGGTGTGCCGTGGCTGTACGACTGGGCCGGCGCGCCGTGGAAGGCGCAGAAGATCGTGAACGACGTCCGCACCCAGATCTTCACCGACGACCCGAAGACCAGCCTGGGCGGCAACGACGACCTGGGCACCACTTCGGCGCAGGGCGTCTTCTCGATCCTCGGCATGTACCCGGAGGCCGCCGGCGCCGCGGACATGGCGCTGAACAGCCCTGAGTTCCCGCTGGAAGTCATCCACCTGGGCAACGGCAAGTCCATCACCGTCAACGCGCCCGGCGCGGACTCGGTGAAGAACTTCTACGTCCAGAGCATGCGCCTCAACGGCCAGCAGTGGCACTCGCCGTACCTGCCGGCCTCGGCGTTCACCACCGGCGCGACGCTCGACGTCAAGGTCGGCTCCACCCCGAACAAGAGCTGGGGCGCGAGCAAGAAGGACGTCCCGCCGTCGTTCGGCGCCGGGCAGCAGCCGGCCATCGGCTACCTGTCCGACCAGCAGCTCCAGGTCGCCCCCGGCGGCAGCGCCAAGGTGACGGTGTCCGCCCAGGACGTCCTCGGGCAGCACCAGGACATCGCGGTGAGCTCGACGGCCCCGGCCGGCTCCGGCCTGAGCCTGAAGCAGTCGGCCCGGGACCTGCACGTCTCGTCGAACGGGCACGGCTCGCTGACGCTGACCGTCAAGGCCCCGGCCACGACGGCGCAGACGTTCTACACAGTCCCGATCCAGCTGACCGACAACGGCAAGGCTCTGCCTCCGCTGAAACTGACCGTCCTGGTGGCAGCGCCCGGCAGCCTGCTGTCCACCTTCGACAACAACGGCATCGCCGACGACACCCAGATCACCGTCACGAACTACGACGGCGACGGCAACAGCTACTCCCAGCAGGCGCTGGCCGCGGCCGGGCTGAACCCCGGCAAGCCGGTGACCATCGGCGGCGTCACCTACACCTGGCCGCTGCCGGCCCCGGGCTTCCCGGACAACACCGTGGCGGCCGGCCAGAAGGTGACCGTGTCCGCGGCCGCCGGGACGCAGCAGCTCGGTCTGCTGGGCTCGGCCGACGGCGGACCGAGTCAGGGCGTGATGACGCTGGACTACTCCGACGGCACCACCACCCAGTACTGGCTCGGGCTGTCCGACTGGACGCTCGGCGCGGGCCAGGCCAAGCCGTCCTTCGGCAACGGCGACGCCGCGACCCTGCCCTACCGCGACTGCTCCAGCTGCGCGAACGGCAAGGACACCACCGCGACGCACGTGTTCTCCACGGTGTTCCCGGTCGACCCGACCAAGACGCTGACCTCGGTCGTCCTGCCCAACGGGACCGACCAGGGCCGGCTGCACGTGTTCGCGGTCGGCACCTCGACCGCCGCGCCGACCGGCGCGGTGGCCACCTCGGTCGCCCCGTCCCCGGCCGCGGCCGGCCAGCAGGTGACCGTGCACGGCTCTGGCTTCGGGGCCACGCAGGGCACCGGCTACGTGGTCTTCAGCGACCACGGCATCAACTGGGGAGCGCCGGGCAACAGCGCGACGTTCACCGTTGACTCCTGGAGCGACACGGCGGTCACCTTCACCGTGCCGACCCCGAGCGGCACCAACGGCATGTTCCACGTCTTCGCCGGCACGAACGCCTCGGTGAGCGTGGTCAACGCCGCCGGTCAGGTCTCCGACGGCCAGGTGCTGCCGATGACCCCGACCGCCAACCCGGCCGACTACTACAGCAACACCGGCACCTCGCCGGACGCGAACCAGAAGTGCGCCAACTTCGACGGCGACGGCTACAGCTACTCCGCTGAGGCCCTGGCCGCCAACGGCGTCAAGCCCGGTGGCACGGTGACGTCGAACGGCGTGACCTACACCTGGCCGAACGTCGCGGCGTGCAGCGCGGACAACATCCTGCCCGACGGGCAGACCATGCTGGTGACCGGAAAGGCCGGGGCCACCAAGCTCGGGCTGCTCGGCTCGTCCACCAACGGCGGGTCCTCCGGGCCGATCACCCTGACCTACACCGACGGCACCTCCACCACCCAGACGCTGACGTTCAACGACTGGGCCAGTGGCGCGGACACCACGGACGCCGCGATCGCGACGATGCCCTACCGGAACAGCGATTCCGGCAGCTCGCAGTCGATCCAGATGTTCGTGTTCTCCACGACCGTGCCGGTGGACGCGACGAAGACGCTGGCCTCGATCACGTTCCCGAACGTGGCCTCGGGCGTCAGCAGCAACACCACGGCGATGCACGTGTTCGCGGTGGCTGAGGGGTAG